One segment of Microscilla marina ATCC 23134 DNA contains the following:
- a CDS encoding adenylate/guanylate cyclase domain-containing protein, which translates to MHTVSKPRVSLEERIEILKNVDIFSTTNEKILANIASKLKEGILKAEQAVFHKGDQGEAMYIIADGAVKVHDKTYVFAVLRKGQVFGEYSMLDTEARSASVSGVVKTRLLKLEQRTFYEVMLGQIEILRGILQVLIKRSRRQNYFEEKLAESNRLIQRKKEQIKQEKAKSDELLLNILPEDIAEELKASGRSEARNYNTVSVLFADIKGFTTAAEKMSAADVVKHLEYYFTAFDEIMEKYELEKIKTIGDAYMAAGGIPQPNTSNSLEMVCAALEMQNFMRQHKEARRSSNDLCWELRLGINTGPLVAGVIGKNKFAYDVWGDTVNTASRMESNGEVNKVNISGVTHQLVKDYFECEYRGKVNVKGKGEVDMYFVNRIKPEFASDQEGVKPSAEFIETVKEIRAGKRQ; encoded by the coding sequence ATGCATACAGTATCAAAGCCCAGAGTTAGTTTAGAGGAACGCATAGAAATTCTCAAAAATGTGGATATTTTTTCTACTACCAACGAAAAAATCCTGGCAAATATAGCCTCTAAGCTCAAAGAAGGTATTTTAAAAGCAGAACAAGCTGTTTTTCATAAAGGTGATCAGGGCGAAGCTATGTATATCATTGCCGATGGCGCCGTAAAAGTGCATGACAAAACTTATGTGTTTGCGGTATTGCGCAAAGGACAGGTTTTTGGCGAATACTCTATGTTAGACACTGAAGCACGCTCAGCGTCGGTTTCGGGGGTAGTAAAAACCCGTTTACTCAAGCTGGAGCAAAGGACATTTTATGAAGTAATGCTGGGGCAAATAGAGATTTTACGAGGCATTTTACAAGTACTCATCAAGCGGTCACGCAGGCAAAACTACTTTGAAGAAAAACTCGCCGAAAGTAACCGGTTGATCCAAAGAAAAAAAGAACAAATTAAGCAGGAAAAAGCCAAATCAGATGAACTGCTTCTCAATATTTTGCCCGAAGATATTGCCGAAGAATTAAAAGCAAGTGGACGCTCTGAGGCACGCAACTACAACACGGTATCGGTATTATTTGCTGACATCAAAGGATTTACCACAGCGGCCGAAAAAATGTCGGCAGCCGATGTAGTCAAACACCTTGAGTATTATTTTACTGCCTTTGACGAGATCATGGAAAAGTATGAGCTTGAAAAAATAAAAACTATAGGCGACGCTTATATGGCAGCCGGGGGCATACCCCAACCCAATACCAGTAACTCTCTAGAAATGGTGTGCGCTGCCCTGGAAATGCAAAACTTTATGCGCCAGCACAAAGAAGCACGTCGTAGCTCCAATGATTTGTGCTGGGAGCTAAGGCTAGGCATCAACACAGGGCCGCTGGTGGCAGGAGTCATTGGCAAAAATAAGTTTGCCTACGACGTATGGGGTGATACAGTAAATACAGCCAGCCGTATGGAAAGCAATGGAGAAGTAAACAAAGTAAATATTTCGGGGGTAACCCACCAACTAGTCAAAGACTATTTTGAGTGTGAATACCGGGGCAAAGTAAATGTAAAAGGCAAAGGTGAGGTAGACATGTATTTTGTAAATCGTATCAAACCCGAATTTGCCAGTGACCAGGAGGGCGTGAAGCCTTCTGCTGAATTTATAGAAACTGTAAAAGAGATAAGGGCAGGCAAACGCCAATAG
- a CDS encoding MBL fold metallo-hydrolase gives MIIAPKKIEKIKVATGIYWVQVPEVRLYILCGCPADSVKHLKKRGLIAKVEKDDLEFETGPNAILLSDALLQNGGFSNLAEFPILQMLYSQGMHIPKHPNNTGLKPLMMGIDEQLVAQLAYIHRGNYGLITKDEIMATGMSDEMAEEIMRFKLKFAFGKITTPDQLVDQLSLNKGKVEIRNGVYVERKGFNKYEFSYQDNSVSVNLNLKPTEEYEAPYYLGYHNIKREYFAVLHTGEGNAWDVNRPCMASVVMFQGKIYLIDAGPDLMTSLNALGISINEIEGIFNTHAHDDHFAGLTAFLKSDHRIKYFASPLVRASVAKKLSALMSIPEESFNHYFDVQDLALDEWNNINGLEVKPMLSLHPIETNVFYFRTFWDNTYRTYAHLADISSLKKLDSMFDDRLSNDASYQLYQKIKDAYFARTNLKKVDIGGGHVHGEAHDFIDDMSDKIVLAHTDQPLTDTQKEVGSVAPFGSVDLLTPTNQNVLTKFAYDYLKFYFPNTPDYELAILVNCPFITINAGTTLFRKGKQPEYIYLLLTGFVELIFEMGIRNSLSAGSLIGYYIDDREIAAKATCITSCYVQTVQIPTTLYKDFVRRNNMVQKLDEVESLVHYLERTWLFGDNISLPVYIKTAQLMSKQSYKKGDQFDLRQNKALYIVKSGKAMVDSESKTYVCEDFFGAEAFFAPVDQDYKVYFPEDSDVYVLPLDHAIDIPIIYWKLTETFNKRQQDIDE, from the coding sequence ATGATAATTGCACCAAAGAAAATAGAGAAGATAAAAGTAGCTACCGGCATTTATTGGGTTCAGGTTCCAGAAGTCCGCCTATACATTTTGTGTGGCTGTCCGGCAGATAGTGTAAAGCATCTTAAAAAACGAGGGCTGATTGCCAAAGTAGAAAAAGACGACCTTGAGTTTGAGACAGGGCCCAATGCTATTTTATTGTCCGATGCACTGCTCCAAAACGGAGGCTTCTCTAATCTTGCCGAGTTTCCTATTCTGCAGATGCTTTACTCACAGGGCATGCACATTCCCAAACACCCCAACAATACCGGGCTAAAGCCACTAATGATGGGAATCGACGAACAGTTGGTGGCGCAACTTGCCTATATTCACCGGGGCAATTACGGGCTCATTACCAAAGACGAAATAATGGCCACGGGTATGTCAGACGAAATGGCCGAAGAAATTATGCGCTTTAAGCTTAAGTTTGCTTTTGGCAAAATAACCACCCCCGACCAACTCGTAGACCAGCTTTCGCTGAATAAAGGCAAAGTAGAGATTCGGAATGGCGTATATGTGGAGCGCAAAGGTTTTAACAAGTACGAGTTTAGCTACCAAGACAATAGTGTAAGTGTAAACCTGAACCTGAAACCCACCGAAGAATACGAAGCACCTTATTACCTGGGCTATCATAACATCAAGCGCGAGTACTTTGCTGTGTTGCACACCGGAGAAGGAAACGCCTGGGATGTAAACCGACCTTGTATGGCAAGTGTGGTAATGTTTCAGGGTAAAATTTACCTGATCGATGCAGGCCCTGACCTCATGACCAGCCTCAATGCACTGGGCATTAGTATCAACGAAATAGAAGGTATTTTTAATACCCATGCCCACGACGATCACTTTGCTGGTTTAACCGCTTTTTTGAAGTCTGACCACCGCATCAAGTACTTTGCGTCACCACTGGTAAGGGCATCAGTTGCCAAAAAACTCAGTGCGTTGATGTCTATTCCCGAAGAAAGTTTTAATCACTATTTTGATGTGCAAGACCTTGCCCTTGACGAATGGAACAACATCAATGGGTTGGAGGTAAAGCCGATGCTGTCGCTGCACCCTATAGAAACCAATGTATTTTATTTCCGTACTTTTTGGGACAACACCTACCGTACTTATGCGCATTTGGCGGACATTTCATCGTTGAAAAAACTCGATTCGATGTTCGATGATCGTTTAAGCAATGATGCTTCTTACCAACTCTACCAGAAAATAAAAGATGCTTATTTTGCGCGTACTAACCTCAAAAAAGTTGACATTGGGGGCGGCCATGTACACGGTGAAGCCCACGACTTTATAGACGATATGTCGGACAAGATTGTGCTGGCTCATACTGACCAACCCCTGACCGATACCCAAAAAGAGGTGGGTTCGGTGGCACCCTTTGGCAGTGTTGACTTGCTCACTCCTACCAACCAAAATGTGCTGACCAAGTTTGCTTATGATTACCTCAAGTTTTACTTTCCTAACACCCCCGATTACGAACTTGCTATATTGGTCAACTGTCCTTTTATTACGATCAATGCAGGTACTACCCTGTTTCGCAAGGGCAAGCAGCCCGAATATATTTATTTACTGCTCACGGGGTTTGTCGAGCTTATTTTTGAGATGGGTATCCGTAATTCATTGTCGGCAGGGTCGCTTATTGGCTACTACATCGATGACCGCGAAATAGCGGCCAAAGCTACTTGTATTACCTCTTGTTATGTACAGACAGTGCAAATACCCACCACCCTTTACAAAGATTTTGTGCGCCGCAACAACATGGTGCAAAAGCTAGACGAGGTAGAGTCTTTGGTACATTATCTGGAGCGTACCTGGTTGTTTGGCGATAATATTTCGTTGCCGGTATACATCAAAACTGCCCAATTGATGAGCAAACAATCTTACAAAAAAGGAGACCAATTTGACTTGCGTCAAAACAAGGCATTGTATATCGTAAAAAGCGGTAAAGCAATGGTAGACTCGGAGAGTAAAACTTATGTATGCGAAGATTTTTTTGGTGCTGAGGCGTTTTTTGCTCCAGTTGATCAAGACTACAAGGTATACTTTCCGGAGGATAGCGATGTATATGTGTTACCGCTGGATCACGCCATTGATATTCCTATCATTTATTGGAAACTTACCGAAACTTTTAATAAACGCCAGCAAGATATAGACGAATAA
- the upp gene encoding uracil phosphoribosyltransferase: MFVFTNTNSIANQFIAELRDIHVQQDSFRFRTNMERLGSLFAYEISKQLSYSQTSVKTPLGEAPTQLLTKQPVLATILRASLPLYNGFLSIFDKSESAFIGAYRGAHKADNSFDIVQGYTATPSLQDRVLILIDPMLATGKSMVSTYEQLLRYGTPAQLHIVSIIASKPGIAYVQEALPQAKLWMGDVDEEMNHKSYIVPGLGDAGDLAFGEKL; the protein is encoded by the coding sequence ATGTTTGTATTTACCAATACCAATTCTATCGCTAACCAGTTTATAGCCGAGCTAAGAGACATACACGTTCAACAAGACAGCTTTCGGTTTCGTACCAATATGGAGCGTTTAGGGAGCTTGTTTGCGTATGAAATTTCAAAGCAACTTTCCTACAGTCAAACCTCGGTAAAAACCCCCTTGGGTGAAGCTCCTACCCAGCTTTTGACAAAACAACCCGTACTCGCTACCATCCTGCGGGCTTCTCTCCCCCTTTATAATGGTTTTTTAAGTATATTTGATAAGTCTGAGAGTGCCTTTATAGGAGCCTACCGGGGAGCGCACAAAGCAGACAATTCTTTTGACATAGTACAAGGCTATACTGCTACTCCCAGCCTCCAGGACAGGGTGTTGATATTGATTGATCCTATGCTTGCCACGGGCAAATCTATGGTGTCTACCTATGAGCAGTTGTTGCGTTATGGCACCCCCGCCCAACTACACATTGTGTCTATCATTGCCAGTAAACCAGGGATAGCTTATGTGCAGGAAGCTTTGCCTCAGGCTAAACTCTGGATGGGTGATGTTGACGAAGAAATGAACCACAAGTCTTACATAGTGCCAGGGTTGGGCGATGCTGGTGACCTGGCTTTTGGCGAAAAGCTTTAA
- a CDS encoding class I SAM-dependent methyltransferase: protein MKAYTLALCTCMGWFTACSPKTKPYKCGAVLSQKQIKKSFAPLVKILGLKPGTTFADIGASGGAYSVMISTLTKGVTYYIQDIDTTCLNRQELDKVLAYYSQQSGVSLPKQNTYHLTIGGLRQTNLPTQTFDVIYTNATFHAFRYKKEMIADIYQKLKPGGYLFIRDGLATSDSPQNCPDKNCNAPFVQEKDLLTIVQSCRFRLIEKNKNFSGYPIFKFQKDG, encoded by the coding sequence ATGAAAGCTTATACGTTGGCTTTGTGTACCTGTATGGGGTGGTTTACTGCCTGTTCGCCCAAAACCAAGCCTTATAAATGTGGAGCAGTATTGAGCCAAAAACAAATCAAGAAATCGTTTGCCCCACTGGTAAAAATACTTGGCTTAAAGCCTGGTACTACCTTCGCCGACATTGGCGCATCGGGTGGGGCTTATTCGGTGATGATTTCTACCCTTACCAAAGGCGTAACTTATTATATTCAAGACATTGACACTACTTGCCTCAATCGGCAAGAACTAGACAAGGTTTTGGCGTATTATAGCCAACAAAGCGGAGTGTCTTTGCCCAAACAAAATACTTACCACCTCACCATAGGCGGATTGCGGCAAACTAATTTGCCCACCCAAACTTTTGATGTGATATATACCAATGCTACCTTCCATGCCTTTAGGTACAAAAAAGAAATGATAGCTGATATTTACCAAAAGCTCAAACCAGGGGGGTATTTATTTATTCGTGATGGTTTGGCAACATCTGACTCACCTCAAAACTGTCCTGACAAAAATTGCAATGCCCCCTTTGTACAGGAAAAAGACCTGCTAACCATTGTGCAAAGTTGTCGTTTTAGGTTAATCGAAAAAAACAAAAACTTTAGTGGGTATCCTATTTTTAAGTTTCAAAAAGATGGATAA
- a CDS encoding adenylate/guanylate cyclase domain-containing protein, with translation MREKQGKILTIVLLCLIAQHSYAQKIHLDSVRQALFTTRNDTAKAILRMDYALTLVKLDGTPGQVVAYNNAALYHAKLGISIAKRLNDPKTLSRVYTFMGQIHENAKGGDYAKAVDNYTKALQIFKERQDSISQADVLIKLARFYYNFNYLNTDYYDKSLETAQKAIQILEVFFQQNKLSDPWLVKFSDMYETVGDIKAWKGGDNQEILNSYERSHEIRSSIDDDKLKGKSLKYDYMLRFRDSQKKAADQRLWAAVIGLVLILVFAAFMVYGFFLLRKKRNDLAEQNIKIERMNAEIKHRSEEIMEQSEQLKLANEEINIEKDKSDKLLLNILPSDVAEELKINGKSQVRNYDMATVMFTDFKGFTKIASFTDPAEIVKNLDTCFAAFDQIIEEYNLEKIKTIGDAYMCVGGIPNENKSNAVDATLAALSIRKFMADFRTEKLLRGEQVWELRLGINTGPLIAGVIGTKKFAYDVWGDTVNTASRMESNGVVNEISVSQVTYELVKDFFECEYHGRVQAKGKGEIDMYLVKGIIPELSESYEGIKPNELFREKMAEHGLIDA, from the coding sequence ATGAGGGAGAAACAAGGAAAGATACTGACTATTGTGTTGTTGTGCCTGATAGCACAACACAGTTATGCACAAAAAATTCACCTGGACAGTGTACGTCAAGCATTGTTTACCACACGCAACGATACCGCCAAGGCTATTCTACGCATGGACTACGCCTTGACTTTGGTAAAACTGGATGGTACTCCGGGGCAAGTAGTAGCCTATAACAATGCGGCGCTTTATCACGCCAAATTGGGCATTAGCATTGCCAAAAGACTCAACGACCCTAAAACTTTGTCGAGGGTATACACCTTTATGGGGCAAATACACGAAAATGCCAAAGGGGGCGATTATGCTAAAGCAGTAGATAACTATACCAAAGCACTCCAAATATTTAAAGAACGCCAAGACTCTATCAGTCAGGCAGATGTGCTTATTAAACTTGCCAGGTTTTATTACAATTTTAATTACCTCAATACCGACTATTACGACAAATCGTTGGAAACCGCTCAAAAAGCCATTCAAATTCTGGAGGTATTTTTTCAACAAAACAAATTGAGTGACCCCTGGTTGGTCAAGTTTTCGGATATGTATGAAACCGTGGGCGATATTAAAGCCTGGAAAGGAGGTGATAATCAGGAGATTTTGAATAGTTATGAAAGATCGCACGAAATAAGGAGCAGTATTGACGATGATAAGCTCAAGGGCAAATCGCTAAAGTATGACTATATGCTGCGCTTTAGAGATTCGCAAAAAAAAGCCGCAGATCAACGCTTATGGGCAGCCGTTATTGGCTTGGTGCTTATTTTGGTATTTGCGGCTTTTATGGTGTATGGGTTCTTTTTGCTGCGCAAAAAACGAAATGATCTTGCAGAGCAAAATATAAAAATAGAACGCATGAACGCTGAAATTAAGCACCGAAGCGAAGAAATCATGGAGCAAAGTGAACAGTTGAAACTAGCCAACGAAGAGATTAATATAGAAAAAGACAAGTCGGACAAGCTATTGCTCAATATTTTGCCCAGTGATGTAGCCGAAGAACTCAAAATAAACGGAAAGTCACAGGTACGCAATTATGACATGGCCACCGTTATGTTTACCGACTTTAAAGGATTTACCAAAATTGCTTCGTTTACCGATCCAGCAGAAATTGTAAAAAATCTGGATACTTGTTTTGCTGCTTTTGACCAAATTATTGAAGAATATAATCTAGAAAAAATAAAAACTATAGGTGATGCCTACATGTGTGTAGGCGGCATACCTAACGAGAACAAAAGCAATGCTGTAGATGCTACTTTGGCAGCGTTAAGCATTAGAAAGTTTATGGCCGACTTCCGTACCGAGAAACTCTTAAGGGGTGAACAAGTTTGGGAGCTGCGCCTGGGTATCAACACTGGGCCTTTGATAGCAGGGGTGATTGGTACCAAAAAATTTGCCTATGATGTATGGGGCGACACCGTAAACACGGCAAGCCGAATGGAAAGCAATGGGGTGGTAAACGAAATTAGTGTATCTCAGGTCACTTATGAGCTGGTAAAAGATTTCTTTGAGTGTGAGTATCATGGCAGAGTGCAGGCAAAAGGCAAAGGAGAAATAGATATGTACCTTGTCAAAGGTATCATACCCGAACTGTCAGAAAGTTATGAAGGGATCAAGCCAAATGAGTTGTTCAGAGAGAAAATGGCTGAACACGGTTTGATAGACGCATAA